The sequence TTCGCTGTTTTTTTTGCTCATCGCTACCGCTAAGCCCGGATATTCAGCTGATTACACGGCGAATTTTAACGGTGCGGACATTCAAACGTTTGTCAACATCGTGGGACAAAACATGGGGAAAACGATTCTGATTGATCCCGATGTTAAAGCATCCATTTCCGTCAGAAGCGTAGATACCTTTAATAAAGAGGAATACTATCAATTTTTCCTGAGCGTGCTCGACCTTTATGGCTTTTCACTTATCACTCTTGATAATGGCCTGCTGAAAGTCGTGCGTTCAGAAACCGTGAAAAATCTTCCAGGAAAGCTTACCAGTAACACGCAGCCCGGCAAGGGTGATGAACTGGTGACACGTATTGTTTCTCTGGAAAATGTTCCAGCGCGATCGCTGTCTCCTCTGCTTCGTCAAATGCTCGATGGCGGTAATGTCGGTAACGTCTCGCATTATGAGCCCTCTAATGCGCTGGTCATTACCGGCAAAGCATCAACCGTCAATCGCATGCTGGAAGTCATTAAACGTGTCGATGTCATGGGTGACGAGCAAGAGCAAATTATCCCGCTGAAATATGCTTCCGCTGTCGATCTTGCCGATGTCCTTAACACGCTGTCGCGTGAGAACGCAAAAGAGGCACAACCTGCGACACTCCAAACGCACATCGTTGCCGATAAAAGAAGCAATGCGCTGATTATCAGAGGCTCAGAACGCGCCCGCGCAAGAATTACTGAGTTGGTAAAACGTCTTGATACCCAGGAGCAAGGGCAAGGAAACACGCGGGTATGGTACCTGAAATATGCCAAAGCGGATAAGCTTGTTGACGTTTTAACCGGTGTCACGCAAAAACTGAAAGATGGCAAAAGTGGCACAACCAATACGGCAACCAGCAGCAGCCGCGATATCTCTATTACTGCAGATGAACAAACCAACTCACTGGTTGTGACCGCCGATCAGGGTATTCTCCAGCAACTCGATGAGGTTATCGCTAAGCTGGATATTCGTCGTGCACAGGTTCTGGTGGAAGCGATTATCGTTGAAGTGCAGGACGGTAAAGGTCTGAACCTGGGTGTACAGTGGGCTGAGAAAAACGTTGGTGGACAACAGTTTACCAAAACTGGCCTGCCAATCTTTAACGCGGCACAGGGCGTGGGTGAATTCAAAGCAAACGGAGGGATCACCAGCGATAACCCAGCTTACAACCTCTTCAGTAATTATAACGGCCTTGCGGCAGGTTTTTTCAACGGCGACTGGGGGGTGCTCCTCACAGCACTCAATACCGACAACAAAAACGACATCCTGTCTACGCCCAGCATCGTTACGCTTGATAATAAAGAAGCAGCCTTCAACGTCGGGCAGGATGTGCCCGTACTTTCCGGTTCCCAGACGACCTCCGGCGATAATATTTACAATACCGTCGAGCGTAAGACGGTGGGGACCAAGTTAAAAGTCACCCCGCAGATTAACGAGGGTGATTCTGTTCTGATGGAGATCGAGCAAGAGGTTTCCAGCGTCGACACATCGACAAGCTCTTCCTCGCTCGGCCCAACCTTCAACACCCGAACAATACAGAATGCCGTCCTGGTGAAAAGTGGCGAAACCGTTGTGCTTGGCGGTTTGATGGATGACGCCAGTAAGCAAGAAGTTTCAAAAGTTCCCCTACTGGGCGATATCCCTTTGGTGGGACAGCTTTTCCGCTACACATCCAATGAGAAAAGCAAACGTAACCTGATGGTCTTTATCCGCCCGACCATTATCAGAGACGATGAGGTCTATCGTTCACTCTCACGTGAGAAATACACCAATTTCAAAGATCTGCAAAAAGAGAGACGAGAAAAGCAAAGTGAAACACTGATTAACGTCGACAACATCAAAGAGCTTGAAGATCGGGCTTTTAATAATGCACCGGCAACACCGGACGCCAAAAATCCGTTCAGGGAAGGTCGAACGGAATGAGTCAGCACGCATGGAAAAAAGCGCAGCGCTATGGCATTGCCTTACAAGGAGAGACTCTCTTCTACTCGACAGATGCCACACTTGAGCATCTGCTCGAGTTCGCATCCGTTGCGCCAGAGTGCACCTGTTTTACCCGGCTCCCCCCGCAGCAGTTTGCCGAAAAGCTGGAACTTATTTACCAACAGAACAGCGGGTCAGCCCAGTTAATTGCCGAAGATATTAATAATTCCGACGATCTCAATACTCTCTCTGAAGAGATCCCAACGAATGAAGATCTGCTGAACGAGCAGTCGGACGCGCCGGTTATCAGGCTTATTAATGCCGTGCTCAGCGAAGCAATTAAAGAACACGCCTCAGATATTCATATTGAAGTGTTTGAAAAAGCGATGAGTATCCGCTTCCGGGTTGATGGCATCTTGCGCCCGGTGGTTCAGCCGAATAAAAAACTGGCGGCCTTACTCATCTCACGTATCAAAATCATGGCCAAACTGGATATTGCCGAAAAAAGGCTGCCGCAGGATGGACGCATTACCTTAAAAATTGGTCAGCGAAATGTGGATGTCCGTGTGTCGACGCTCCCGTCGCAGCATGGCGAACGTGTTGTTCTGCGTCTGTTGGATAAAAGTAGTCTGCGCTTATCCATCGATAAACTGGATATGTCAGCGGCAGACACACACAGTCTGAAGAATCTGCTTGCCCTTCCCCACGGTATTATTCTGGTCACGGGGCCAACGGGCTCCGGGAAAAGCACCACGCTCTACGCCATTCTCTCCGCGCTAAATAGCCCAGAACGCAATGTGCTTACGGTAGAGGACCCAATTGAATACGAACTGGAAGGTATCGGACAAACCCAGGTTAATAGCCGCGTAGATATGTCATTTTCCCGCGGACTACGCGCTATTTTACGTCAGGATCCTGATGTCGTCATGGTAGGAGAAATTCGCGATAACGAAACCGCTCAAATTGCGGTTCAGGCTTCTTTGACCGGGCATCTGGTGCTTTCCACTCTCCACACCAATAGCGCGTGCGGTGCCGTAACGCGATTACGGGATATGGGCGTTGAGCCGTTCCTTCTCTCTTCCTCGCTCGTTGGGGTGATTGCCCAACGTCTGGTCAGACGGCTATGCCCTCACTGTAAAACGGCTCACGCCGTGCGGCCTCAGGAGCAACAGCTCCTGCAAGCCCATGGGATTAATGCATCTCATCTCTGGCAAGCAAAGGGTTGCACCGCTTGCAGACAAAGCGGCTATCAGGGGCGCATGGCTATCCATGAACTGCTGCTCGCCACACCAGAACTGCGTGACGCTATTCACAATGAGCGCCATGAAAGGCAGTTGGAAGAGATCCAGCGTCGTCATCACCTCAGCCTGCTGGCAAACGGTCTTCGCGTAGCGGCAGAAGGGATGACCTCACTTGAAGAAATTCTGCGGGTGACCTCTGAAGGTCAGACTCCAGCGGATGGGCGCCAATGAAATTTCACTGGACGGCGACGGACGCGCGGGGAAACCGCCATACGGGGCTGAGTGAGGCCGCGAGTGAAAGAGATATGGTCGCGCAGTTGCGTAGCCAGGGGTTATTACCGCAAACGCTAAAACGGCAGCGGCCCAGGGTCACCCTCAGGGCTTTTTCGACACGAATCAGCCACAGCGAATTAACGCTTTTTACGCGTCAGCTGGCGACGCTGATCGCCGCGGCGTTGCCGCTGGATGAAGCGCTCGCCGTTGTTCAGCAGCAAAAAGAAAATAAAAAACTGGCCGACGTCATCACTTCTCTGCATCTCGCCGTTCTGGAGGGAAAGCCCCTCTCTGTGGCCATGCAAGCCCACCCTCGTCTGTTTGATACGGTCTTTTGCACCCTGGTAAAAGCGGGAGAGACGGTCGGCCAGCTGGGCGCCGTTCTTGAAAGGCTGGCCGAATATAATGAAGCACGTCAGCAAATGCGCAGCAAACTCACACAGGCGTTGATTTACCCTGCCCTGCTCACCACGGTCGCCATTCTGGTCGTTATCATTTTGCTTACCACGGTGGTACCGAAGGTCGCCGCGCAGTTCACTCATCTTAAGCATGAGCTACCGCTTTCCACCCGAACGTTACTGGCTATTAGTCACTTTCTGTCGACATACGGTCCCTGGATCGCACTGACGCTGATCTGTGGTGGAACGCTATTCTCTTTCTGGCTGAAGCGCGGGAAAAACCGGGATCATTTTCATCGCTGGCTCATCGCGTTTCGCATTACCTCCCCGCTGGTCTGCGCGATCAATAGCGCCCGTTATCTGCGCGCCCTGAGTATTCTCAATCGCAGCGGTATTCCACTCCTGGAAGGGATGTCGCTCTCAGCAGAAGGTGTGGGCAACCGTGAAATTGGACAGCGGCTCAGCGACGCAGCAGAAAGTGTGCGCCAGGGAAATAGCATCAGCCAGTCCCTGAAGCAGACGCAAATATTTCCCCCCATGATGATTTACATGATTGCTTCCGGGGAAAAAAGCGGCCAGCTCGGGGAACTCATGCAGCGTGCAACAAATAACCAGGAGGTGCAGCTGCAAAATCGCATTTCGCTGACCCTGGCGATTTTTGAACCGGCGCTGATTGTTGTCATGGCAGCGATCGTTTTGTTTATCGTTGTCTCGATCATGCAGCCCATATTACAACTCAACTCATTGATCAATTAAGGAAAAATCATGGAAGCGCAGAAAAAGGAAAGGCAGCGTGGTTTCACGCTTATGGAATTGATGGTCGTCATCGTGATTATGGGGGTTCTGGCCAGCCTGGTGGTGCCTAACTTAATGGGCAATAAGGATCGGGCAGACCGGCAAAAAGCCGCCAGCGATATTATTGCTCTCGAAAATGCGCTGGATATGTACAAGCTGGATAATCATCGTTATCCCACAACAGAACAGGGCCTGGAGGCGCTTATTACCGCCCCAGCGCAAGCTCCCCGGGCTGAAAACTACAACCCGGACGGTTATATCCGCCGTCTGCCCGCCGATCCGTGGGGGAATGACTACATCCTGATTAGCCCGGGTGAGCATGGCGCGATCGATATCATGTCCACAGGTCCTGATGCTGAAACCGGCACCGAGGATGATATCCACAACTGGGATAACGATAAAAAGTCACGCTAAAAATGGCCCATCAGAAAGGATTCACACTGCTGGAGGTGATGCTGGTTATGGTCATCATCGCCCTGGCGGCAGCCGGCGTTGTCGCTATGCAAAGTGACAGGCTGAGCGCTACCGGAAAGCTACTGCGGCAGATCGATGTCCTCAGACAGACAGCAAAATACATGTCAGACGTGGCGCTACTGGAAAAACATACTGTCGGCCTTCAGCTCACTACTGACGGCTGGCTTTTCTATGCACCGAAAAAGGATCGCACCGGTGAATGGCAGTGGCAGGAAATAGCAAACAATGACAATTTGCCGTTACGCGGCGATTGGGACGCACCGGCCAGGCCTGACGTGACACCGTCGTCGGAGGAGGCCAAGCCGCAAATCGTCATCCTGCCCGATGGACAAGTCACTCCCTTTTCAGTGGTTTTCAACGCTAAAGATGGCGAAAAAATCGCCATTCTGCACTCACACGGCGCGCTGCCGCTTGAGGTCATTCGCTTTAAGGAACCGCAATGAAACAACAAAGCGGAATGCTGCTGCTTGAAGTCTTGCTGGCAATGGCTATTTTTGCGACCGCCATTATTGCACTCCTCAACAGTATGCAATGGCAGCTTTCAGCACTGGAAACGTTAAAACAGGAAACGCTAGCGCTTTGGGTTGCAGACAACGTACTCGTGACCTCGACTTACGGACAACTCGCCGCCAAAGAGGGAGCCTCTTCTCAATTAAATGAGACCTTCTCCTGGCAACTGGTTGAAGGGAAAAAAAGTTCGTCTCCTTTGCTTCAGAAAGAGGCCAGGGTGATAACGTCTGATGGCCGAACCCTCAGCCTGTATGCCTGGTCTTCAGATAGTAAGAAAACGGAGGCGAAGCATGAGTAAAGTCCCCAACGGCTTTACGCTTCTGGAAGTGATGCTGGCGATCGTCATTTTCTCAACGCTCAGCTTTCTGGCCTCTCAGGTGTTCTCCCAGGCAACCGAACAGTACCAGCGAGCCAAGAAGACTGGCGATGATTTTGAGGCCATCCAGCACACCGTGCTCATGCTTGAAAATGATTTAATGCAGTATGTCCCGCGGAAAAACCGGCAAACACCGCTCCCCTTCTTGTGTGAAAAAGAGAGCGTAATTTTCACAACACAAACCCGGGATCCCGCAATGCCTTTTGGGGCAACGTTCGTTTTAACGACCGTCCACTGGTATATCGAAAACGACACATTATTCCGTGCAGTACGCTACTCATCCGACAGTGAAAAGGACGTGGCACCACAGCCACTGCTGGATCATGTCTCCCATTTTTCTG comes from Enterobacter kobei and encodes:
- the gspD gene encoding type II secretion system secretin GspD — protein: MDGTSASQRLKALSLFFLLIATAKPGYSADYTANFNGADIQTFVNIVGQNMGKTILIDPDVKASISVRSVDTFNKEEYYQFFLSVLDLYGFSLITLDNGLLKVVRSETVKNLPGKLTSNTQPGKGDELVTRIVSLENVPARSLSPLLRQMLDGGNVGNVSHYEPSNALVITGKASTVNRMLEVIKRVDVMGDEQEQIIPLKYASAVDLADVLNTLSRENAKEAQPATLQTHIVADKRSNALIIRGSERARARITELVKRLDTQEQGQGNTRVWYLKYAKADKLVDVLTGVTQKLKDGKSGTTNTATSSSRDISITADEQTNSLVVTADQGILQQLDEVIAKLDIRRAQVLVEAIIVEVQDGKGLNLGVQWAEKNVGGQQFTKTGLPIFNAAQGVGEFKANGGITSDNPAYNLFSNYNGLAAGFFNGDWGVLLTALNTDNKNDILSTPSIVTLDNKEAAFNVGQDVPVLSGSQTTSGDNIYNTVERKTVGTKLKVTPQINEGDSVLMEIEQEVSSVDTSTSSSSLGPTFNTRTIQNAVLVKSGETVVLGGLMDDASKQEVSKVPLLGDIPLVGQLFRYTSNEKSKRNLMVFIRPTIIRDDEVYRSLSREKYTNFKDLQKERREKQSETLINVDNIKELEDRAFNNAPATPDAKNPFREGRTE
- the gspE gene encoding type II secretion system ATPase GspE — encoded protein: MSQHAWKKAQRYGIALQGETLFYSTDATLEHLLEFASVAPECTCFTRLPPQQFAEKLELIYQQNSGSAQLIAEDINNSDDLNTLSEEIPTNEDLLNEQSDAPVIRLINAVLSEAIKEHASDIHIEVFEKAMSIRFRVDGILRPVVQPNKKLAALLISRIKIMAKLDIAEKRLPQDGRITLKIGQRNVDVRVSTLPSQHGERVVLRLLDKSSLRLSIDKLDMSAADTHSLKNLLALPHGIILVTGPTGSGKSTTLYAILSALNSPERNVLTVEDPIEYELEGIGQTQVNSRVDMSFSRGLRAILRQDPDVVMVGEIRDNETAQIAVQASLTGHLVLSTLHTNSACGAVTRLRDMGVEPFLLSSSLVGVIAQRLVRRLCPHCKTAHAVRPQEQQLLQAHGINASHLWQAKGCTACRQSGYQGRMAIHELLLATPELRDAIHNERHERQLEEIQRRHHLSLLANGLRVAAEGMTSLEEILRVTSEGQTPADGRQ
- the gspF gene encoding type II secretion system inner membrane protein GspF, translated to MKFHWTATDARGNRHTGLSEAASERDMVAQLRSQGLLPQTLKRQRPRVTLRAFSTRISHSELTLFTRQLATLIAAALPLDEALAVVQQQKENKKLADVITSLHLAVLEGKPLSVAMQAHPRLFDTVFCTLVKAGETVGQLGAVLERLAEYNEARQQMRSKLTQALIYPALLTTVAILVVIILLTTVVPKVAAQFTHLKHELPLSTRTLLAISHFLSTYGPWIALTLICGGTLFSFWLKRGKNRDHFHRWLIAFRITSPLVCAINSARYLRALSILNRSGIPLLEGMSLSAEGVGNREIGQRLSDAAESVRQGNSISQSLKQTQIFPPMMIYMIASGEKSGQLGELMQRATNNQEVQLQNRISLTLAIFEPALIVVMAAIVLFIVVSIMQPILQLNSLIN
- the gspG gene encoding type II secretion system major pseudopilin GspG, with protein sequence MEAQKKERQRGFTLMELMVVIVIMGVLASLVVPNLMGNKDRADRQKAASDIIALENALDMYKLDNHRYPTTEQGLEALITAPAQAPRAENYNPDGYIRRLPADPWGNDYILISPGEHGAIDIMSTGPDAETGTEDDIHNWDNDKKSR
- the gspH gene encoding type II secretion system minor pseudopilin GspH, coding for MAHQKGFTLLEVMLVMVIIALAAAGVVAMQSDRLSATGKLLRQIDVLRQTAKYMSDVALLEKHTVGLQLTTDGWLFYAPKKDRTGEWQWQEIANNDNLPLRGDWDAPARPDVTPSSEEAKPQIVILPDGQVTPFSVVFNAKDGEKIAILHSHGALPLEVIRFKEPQ
- the gspI gene encoding type II secretion system minor pseudopilin GspI codes for the protein MKQQSGMLLLEVLLAMAIFATAIIALLNSMQWQLSALETLKQETLALWVADNVLVTSTYGQLAAKEGASSQLNETFSWQLVEGKKSSSPLLQKEARVITSDGRTLSLYAWSSDSKKTEAKHE
- a CDS encoding PulJ/GspJ family protein, encoding MSKVPNGFTLLEVMLAIVIFSTLSFLASQVFSQATEQYQRAKKTGDDFEAIQHTVLMLENDLMQYVPRKNRQTPLPFLCEKESVIFTTQTRDPAMPFGATFVLTTVHWYIENDTLFRAVRYSSDSEKDVAPQPLLDHVSHFSATMTPADEKSVSTTATITLERDGKAEITRHVVLPGWFPEKKAASQPAGATQ